Proteins encoded within one genomic window of Gadus macrocephalus chromosome 18, ASM3116895v1:
- the pigf gene encoding phosphatidylinositol-glycan biosynthesis class F protein, producing MWDHEIKAMASSHAIIASSVFMATVLPAVFIQGFSVYGTHLLWLYSVTGAVSVVNIAVFWLLGISQPTKKNTLGYKLSRLVRSCMYLLLSCLFYHTVVVLYGAPLIESALETFSLAVLLTSLTTLRCLCVLGPNVQAWIRVFSRHGAMSVWDTSLQITVACSLIGAWLGAFPIPLDWDRPWQVWPVSCSLGSVVGYLTGLVVAPAWIHFHRKQLTYKSK from the exons ATGTGGGACCACGAAATCAAAGCCATGGCGTCTTCTCACGCCATCATCGCCTCCTCTGTCTTTATGGCCACGGTTCTCCCTGCGGTGTTCATCCAGGGCTTCTCGGTGTACGGCACGCACCTGCTGTGGCTCTATTCGGTGACCGGGGCGGTGTCTGTGGTTAACATCGCGGTCTTCTGGCTGCTCGGCATCAGCCAGCCTACCAAGAAGAACACCTTAGGCTACAAG CTTTCTAGGTTGGTTCGCTCCTGCATGTACCTGCTGCTGTCCTGCCTCTTCTATCACACCGTAGTGGTTCTGTATGGAGCACCGTTGATCGA GTCTGCTCTGGAGACCTTCTCGCTGGCAGTGCTTCTGACCTCCCTGACCACGCTGAGGTGCCTGTGTGTTCTTGGGCCAAACGTCCAGGCTTGGATACGAGTTTTCAGTAGACATGG ggctATGTCTGTGTGGGACACCTCTCTGCAGATCACAGTGGCCTGCTCTTTGATAGGGGCTTGGCTAGGAGCCTTCCCTATACCTCTGGACTGGGACAGGCCCTGGCAG GTGTGGCCTGTCTCCTGTAGCCTGGGATCTGTGGTTGGCTACTTGACAGGGCTTGTCGTCGCCCCAGCGTGGATCCACTTCCATCGCAAACAGCTCACCTACAAGTCCAAGTGa
- the cript gene encoding cysteine-rich PDZ-binding protein — protein MVCEKCEKKLGKVITPDTWKDGARNTTEGGGRKLNENKMLTSKKARFDPYSKTGFAICRICKSSVHQSGSHYCQGCAYKKGICAMCGKKVLDTKNYKQTSV, from the exons ATGGTTTGTGAGAAAT GTGAGAAGAAGCTAGGTAAGGTCATCACTCCTGATACCTGGAAAGATGGAGCCCGCAATACAACAG AGGGTGGAGGGCGTAAACTCAATGAGAACAAAATGCTGACATCCAAGAAGGCCAG GTTTGACCCCTACAGCAAGACTGGCTTTGCTATCTGCAGAATTTGTAAGAGCTCAGTCCACCAGTCAGGGTCCCATTACTGCCAGGGCTGTGCTTACAAGAAAG GCATCTGCGCCATGTGTGGAAAGAAAGTTCTGGATACCAAGAACTACAAACAGACGTCCGTGTGA